Genomic DNA from Candidatus Melainabacteria bacterium:
GTCTCTATTCCTTCTCTTACTCTCTTTAACATTTCCTGGTAAGCTTCTTCAACATTACCCAAGTCATGTCTGAAGCGATCTTTATCTAGTTTTTCATTTGTCTTACTATCCCAAAATCTAAAATTATCTGGTGAAAGTTCATCTGCTAAAAGTAAATTACCAGTTTTATCTAGTCCAAACTCTAACTTAAAATCTACGACTTTTATTCCAATTTTTAAGAAAAAGTCTTTAAATACTTCATTTGCTTTTAGTGAAATATCAGTTATCAAGTCAAGCATTGTATCTTCTGTAATTTCAAGTGCGTTTTTAATATAAGATCTTGTAAGAAGAGGATCTCCTAACTCATCATTTTTATAATTAAACTCAAGTATTGGTTCTTTTAGTATTTTTCCTTCTTTTATTCCTAATCTTTTACAAAGACTTCCTGCAGCAATATTTCTAACAATAACTTCAAGTGGAATAATTTTTACTTTTTTTACTAGAAGTTCATTGTCTGAAATTTGTTTTATAAAATGAGTCTTAATCCCATTTTGTTCTAATAGTTCAAATAAGAAAGCTGAAATTGTTGCATTAACTTTGCCTTTATTTTGAATTTCACCTTTTTTCCTAGCATTGAATGCAGTAGCACTATCTCTAAAGTAGGCCAGTAAAATATCTCCCTCTTCAGTTTCAAAGATATCTTTAGCTTTACCAGAGTAGAGTGGTTTTGTTTTAGTTATCTGCATGATTACCATTATAACTTAGAGATATAATCAGATCATGCAAATCTTAATTTCTAATGATGATGGAATTCATTCTAGTGGTATTAAAGCTCTTGCTGAAGGTCTTGTTCAAAGTAATGAGGTGTATGTAGTTGCACCTGATCGCGAAAGAAGTGCAACAGGTCATTCACTAACTTTACATAGACCACTTAGATTAGATGAAGAAAGTCATCTAGTAGGAGTAAAAGCTGCATATTCAACAGATGGAACTCCTAGCGATTGTGTAAAAATTGCAATCGGAGCAATTTTAAAAGATCCACCTGGAGTAGTTTTATCAGGTATTAATCATGGTCCAAATATGGGCTCAGATGTACTTTATTCAGGAACAGTTAGTGCAGCAATGGAAGGTGCTATTTACAATATTCCTAGCATTGCTATTAGTTTAGCTGAACATAAACCACAAGATTTTACTCCTAGCGTAAAGTTTATAGTTGAGTTACTTAAAAAAATAAAAGAAATAAAATTCCCTGAACGAACTTTGTTAAATGTAAACATACCGCCTTTGCCACTTTCAGAAATAGCAGGTATTGAAATAACAGAATTAGGAGTAAGACCTTACAATGATTATTTTGTAAAAAGAGTTGATCCTAGAGGAAGAACTTATTACTGGCTTGCCGGAGAAGCAATTGAAGAAAATGAACTTCCAGGAACTGATGTCTTTGCAGTAAAAAACAATCAGATTTCAATAACACCAGTTACTATTCACATGACAAATAAAAAGATGTTACCAGAGTTGAAAGACTGGATAAAAGATATTAAACTGTAAAAAAAATCCAAGAGTTAAAAGTAAAACAAGAAAAACAATTACAGGCAATGTTGTTTTCTCAAGCTTGCTAATTTCTCCATTAAAGCTAATCATTACTTTATGTACCAATGGCCATTTGGTACTAAGTAGTTTATAAATAGGATGTAAGCAGTAATAGAAAATATTATTGCAACAGTTACAAATTTTGAAGCATATTTTTCTGACATATTTTTATTACCTTATTACTACAAAGTTCCAATTTGATAAAATTTTACATCTGTTTTTCATTTCTGTTACTTAACTCTTAAAATAATGGACTTCATATTAAAGTTTTGTTAAGTCATTAAAATGATAATAAATAGTTATCAGGATTTGATTTGAAAAATACATGAAGTGCAATGTCCTTTT
This window encodes:
- a CDS encoding phosphoribosylaminoimidazolesuccinocarboxamide synthase, which translates into the protein MQITKTKPLYSGKAKDIFETEEGDILLAYFRDSATAFNARKKGEIQNKGKVNATISAFLFELLEQNGIKTHFIKQISDNELLVKKVKIIPLEVIVRNIAAGSLCKRLGIKEGKILKEPILEFNYKNDELGDPLLTRSYIKNALEITEDTMLDLITDISLKANEVFKDFFLKIGIKVVDFKLEFGLDKTGNLLLADELSPDNFRFWDSKTNEKLDKDRFRHDLGNVEEAYQEMLKRVREGIETRDQRPETRDQNSQFYSIKVQVLPKADILDPQGQAVEKALSSLGYKDVKDLKIGKEIVFRINADSKEKAKSQVIEMCERLLANPVIEDYVIEIQ
- the surE gene encoding 5'/3'-nucleotidase SurE, whose translation is MQILISNDDGIHSSGIKALAEGLVQSNEVYVVAPDRERSATGHSLTLHRPLRLDEESHLVGVKAAYSTDGTPSDCVKIAIGAILKDPPGVVLSGINHGPNMGSDVLYSGTVSAAMEGAIYNIPSIAISLAEHKPQDFTPSVKFIVELLKKIKEIKFPERTLLNVNIPPLPLSEIAGIEITELGVRPYNDYFVKRVDPRGRTYYWLAGEAIEENELPGTDVFAVKNNQISITPVTIHMTNKKMLPELKDWIKDIKL